A window from Seriola aureovittata isolate HTS-2021-v1 ecotype China chromosome 14, ASM2101889v1, whole genome shotgun sequence encodes these proteins:
- the csgalnact2 gene encoding chondroitin sulfate N-acetylgalactosaminyltransferase 2: MPRRGLPLQGRVRWLFLGLFLLLVLLLFAYLLECTPPADVSLVLPGLAGETYGKEYYQALLQEQEERHLNRAASLKRQIAQLKQELQEMSEKLKLLQDKKELPGVQGLADAKDQEPGDLLEYLHSQIDKAEVNTGARLPSEYALVPFESFTSSKVYQLEMGLTRHPEEKPVRKDRRDELVEVIEAALDIINNPDEEDGVEDDMPMQRQTYTEGHFTEGLYRTERDKGTLYELFFAKEESSSFRHVTLFRPFGPLMKVRSTSVETSGMIINIIVPLAGRVETFSQFLHNFREVCIQQDRRVHLTVVYFGQEGLQEAKSSLEKMSREESFSNYTLIPVNEEFSRGRGLDIGAHAWKKGDVLMFFCDVDIHFTLEFLNTCRLHAAPNKKVFYPVVFSLYNPAIVYGNLELAPPIELQLIHKKDAGFWRDFGFGMTCQYRSDFLNIGGFDLEVKGWGVEDVHLYRKYLRSDLIVIRTPVSGLFHLWHEKQCADELTPEQYRMCIQSKAMNEASHSHLGMLVFREEIEAHLRKQAFKTQSKTED, translated from the exons ATGCCCAGGCGGGGGTTGCCGCTCCAGGGCCGGGTCCGCTGGCTCTTCCTGGGgcttttcctgctgctggtgctgctgctgtttgcgtACCTGCTGGAGTGCACACCTCCGGCAGACGTCAGCTTGGTCCTGCCCGGGCTAGCAGGAGAGACCTATGGAAAGGAGTATTACCAGGCCCTGCTGCAGGAACAGGAGGAGCGTCACCTAAACCGTGCCGCCAGTCTCAAGCGCCAGATTGCCCAGCTCAAGCAGGAGTTGCAGGAAATGAGTGAGAAGCTGAAGCTCCTGCAGGACAAGAAGGAGCTCCCCGGGGTGCAGGGCCTGGCTGACGCTAAAGACCAAGAGCCGGGAGATCTGCTGGAGTACTTGCACTCTCAGATCGACAAGGCTGAGGTCAACACAGGGGCGCGCCTGCCCAGCGAGTACGCCCTGGTGCCCTTTGAGAGTTTCACCTCATCCAAGGTGTATCAGCTGGAGATGGGGCTGACGCGGCACCCGGAGGAGAAACCTGTCCGCAAAGATCGCAGGGATGAGCTGGTGGAGGTCATCGAGGCCGCGCTGGACATTATCAACAACCCTGATGAGGAGGACGGCGTGGAGGACGACATGCCGATGCAGAGACAAACCTACACAGAGGGTCACTTTACTGAGG GACTGTACAGGACAGAGCGAGACAAAGGGACACTTTACGAGCTCTTCTTTGCCAAAGAGGAATCCAGCAGCTTCCGCCATGTCACGCTCTTCAGGCCTTTTGGTCCCTTAATGAAAGTCAGGAGCACATCTGTAGAAACATCAGGAATGATTATTAACATCATCGTGCCGCTGGCGGGCAGAGTAGAAACTTTCTCACAGTTCTTACACAACTTCAG GGAGGTGTGCATACAGCAGGACAGACGAGTGCATCTCACAGTGGTTTATTTTGGGCAGGAAGGTCTACAGGAGGCGAAGTCATCATTGGAAAAAATGTCAAG GGAGGAGAGCTTCTCCAATTACACCCTGATCCCAGTGAACGAGGAGTTTTCACGAGGTCGGGGTCTGGACATCGGAGCCCACGCCTGGAAGAAAGGCGACGtcctaatgtttttttgtgacgTCGACATCCATTTTACACTTGAGTTCCTAAACACCTGTCGTCTCCACGCTGCTCCGA ACAAGAAAGTCTTCTATCCAGTGGTTTTCAGTCTGTACAATCCTGCCATTGTCTATGGAAATTTGGAGCTGGCTCCACCCATTGAACTCCAACTG ATTCACAAAAAGGACGCTGGATTCTGGAGAGATTTTGGATTTGGAATGACGTGTCAGTATCGCTCAGATTTTCTAAATATTG GAGGGTTTGATCTGGAGGTGAAAGGCTGGGGTGTGGAAGACGTCCACTTGTACAGGAAGTATCTTCGGAGCGACCTGATCGTGATCCGGACTCCGGTGTCCGGCCTTTTCCACCTGTGGCACGAGAAGCAGTGTGCGGACGAGCTGACGCCCGAGCAGTACCGCATGTGCATCCAGTCCAAAGCCATGAACGAGGCCTCCCACTCTCATCTGGGCATGCTGGTTTTCCGCGAGGAGATCGAGGCGCACCTGCGCAAACAGGCTTTCAAGACTCAGAGCAAAACAGAGGATTAA